A genomic region of Bactrocera dorsalis isolate Fly_Bdor chromosome 3, ASM2337382v1, whole genome shotgun sequence contains the following coding sequences:
- the LOC105234258 gene encoding uncharacterized protein LOC105234258, with product MSATYKRDKLFKSWTGISEVALIKEVATKGENIDLCIEYWARKRKLPIPEYEQFFQDVVQTYVHRLLTERLVCKAEMVLINVKRDVKSFYYQFACECDDEELRELVIEHLQKKDPQNYETDMLQLQFYWDLLQQLQACPELLAKCKVQLRRVNIETLVHCDDSYLNKLLAELYFLNNNPQLLERLDKYSLWNYLVDEAKLAQLVRWCTLAGQLPQVEYTELEVLYCEWVLEAEMYEYALKTLGTPNETIRNCFAAAGYLFADERDEVSVVVRRLCTTESLERNREILEKLPIGQFLLERGLHMLLLRNFVKTRELEEMFAEYPDDEELLKFLVALKENKTDELEEFGKVFQATKSYLEHQGIDFNTEQPLVTLFDFLSNEPSVETLICFLHTTGLQNIPYLKTLPIRNPNHNSESNISTSIDNCSNGQGKSMPTPYDFLRKFKHIDIKEISKELQTDTLASFSNEKLCAKFARKYKLNFLHYLKQQRSCYAVYYLIMDHLQQYGQLTKGHLFTACETVTELALQHTNNSELVTHCVAFIEMLGYDSQYLRNYLKLCRLLENEGDETSVVAKNYTQLFARVENLLVQQITKEPAKFPLKDYQALMRLVACSGQRQWPMKVMQNYAKEDDWWRLLVLMQYFDVPLSQLQVLVGHFETRAMGEHMLRAFLCELPAQVKRHASFSRQHKKPARKAEANPLTTSAETLTSSISSACNDPNSALFRTAPSQQRLHFLPDACGRLDLFAIVLLSTTPINEEQVSSAGKFLELMQDQHTHATSWNLLRNCVKYRLPVLAVLAATVHHANIEWQWLVWLAVATNQWTEVLKLSTLHIQQVTWLLVESAVRHGDTSLLLRSFRIFFKDSAFTHLCHFLQRTQHKRHFDDEDVHTLRLFLLAWSNNAVVMPFCATLERHELMQHSIRLLLVHLQHNFESTLEQQKLISCMCRSDMSDISVQMDFCRLHAVFEALQTRPGWAECYTIDFEQLAVDNNQVYEQLLDALRAKGEYDVAVRLATLLQQPISDIVYSKWVTKLESAESADGEEPYPVKTFQLYENEIAEHSLPPELLVNFYLYAAGRLTEPCARKYQLLKRALTVIKQHHLFPNESFDRDQIEYEMFICYLQLDDDVAAAMGVYHSEYYEQIMLNERCVLYKSFLELKELAGVEDLNVSIKHPMTKQMEARLEAQLNLLLDKGDIVEALRLQELFECRPIDLRFVVFCMALAEGVTTIFSMSSEERQMLRDIEISSFAKFNKRTLDSGLLTREGRNSPSKASSDLSDSCSTLEFEEIPSKEKRETLETIQGIASKLTYGVNIGRRIVMVYRAAMYLDKEYLDVLRTKDTTVLLQSVSEEGCLHRLLVVSDIITSTHMTPQEIAELLATELATAIVRPRFYIFTADQQAKNTIKNTPVWGYNIDRDLHLFLELVPNTTKLGNCLLEYCDALKAYRKFQDNKPYEHNTVFERLAEIIRRYGLPTNSNGISTVIPPITTATNAGPMLPPAQVLSHKKQNIIYVELLIKAHQCYVHECSMEGIANVLNRAKALNAVLTQAKSWSLIVRMLSGIGRYREMFYCFDSLLKNEQFESLLGQFDEEKTIGLRQAIITYLREYCPNNGREYLKLTALHFLMYQELAEMWEQDAQAVLAKIINQAAVNTAQLPEKMSMANLTTANPTKTFIPKLRATPELLVLLQQAMEYYTHATENYLLDNKLLLAQRVASLAEMVAVQIDLASKALERNAMETHLCVCVVNVQTREEFRELINAELSVPQTLILSRACGFDINWAEVLLSQYVILGHAHYLQEYLQHLQINDNIIENTVKGFQLYAQHHRIGARMDEHLAQLVALVKSVALKYKLASVLSLKTIVMSLISEQTAHYLRDTNFGRNENRNLNDM from the exons ATGAGTGCCACGTATAAACGTGATAAACTCTTCAAATCCTGGACTGGCATTAGTGAAGTGGCGCTTATTAAAGAGGTGGCCACAAAGGGTGAAAACATTGATCTCTGTATTGAGTATTGGGCACGTAAGCGGAAACTACCAATACCGGAATATGAGCAATTCTTCCAGGATGTTGTACAAACGTATGTGCATCGACTGCTTACTGAACGACTGGTGTGCAAGGCGGAAATGGTATTAATCAATGTAAAGCGGGATGTTAAAAGCTTCTATTATCAGTTCGCTTGTGAGTGTGATGATGAGGAACTACGTGAACTTGTAATAGAACATCTACAAAAGAAAGATCCACAAAATTATGAGACTGATATGCTTCAATTGCAATTCTATTGGGATTTGCTGCAGCAACTACAAGCATGTCCTGAATTGCTGGCAAAGTGCAAAGTACAACTACGACGCGTTAATATTGAAACGCTGGTGCATTGCGATGATTCATACCTCAATAAATTATTAGCGgagttatattttttgaacaacAATCCGCAGCTTTTGGAACGTTTAGATAAATATAGCTTATGGAATTATTTGGTAGACGAAGCGAAATTGGCACAATTAGTGCGTTGGTGCACATTAGCAGGGCAGTTGCCACAAGTGGAGTACACAGAATTAGAGGTATTATATTGTGAGTGGGTACTGGAAGCGGAAATGTATGAATATGCATTAAAAACATTAGGGACACCTAATGAAACGATACGTAATTGCTTTGCCGCGGCCGGATACTTATTTGCCGATGAAAGAGATGAAGTGTCTGTGGTAGTGCGGCGGCTTTGCACTACCGAAAGTTTGGAACGGAACcgtgaaatattggaaaaactgCCGATAGGACAATTTTTACTTGAGCGCGGTCTACACATGTTGCTACTACGGAATTTTGTGAAAACACGCGAGTTGGAAGAGATGTTTGCGGAATATCCGGACGATGAGGAGTTGCTCAAGTTTTTAGTagcattaaaagaaaacaaaaccgATGAGTTGGAAGAGTTTGGAAAA gtaTTCCAAGCGACCAAATCGTATTTGGAGCATCAAGGTATTGATTTTAACACTGAACAACCATTAGTCACATTATTCGATTTTCTCAGCAATGAGCCCAGTGTGGAGACTTTAATTTGTTTCTTACACACAACTGGTTTACAAAACATTCCATATTTGAAAACATTACCCATCAGAAATCCAAATCATAATAGCGAATCAAATATATCCACGAGTATAGACAATTGCAGTAACGGGCAAGGTAAAAGTATGCCCACCCCTTATGATTTTCTGCGCAAATTCAAGCATATCGACATAAAAGAAATCTCCAAGGAACTGCAAACAGACACGTTAGCTTCTTTCTCCAATGAAAAGCTCTGCGCAAAATTTGCGCGAAAGTATAAACTCAACTTTCTGCATTATTTGAAACAGCAACGCAGCTGTTATGCCGTCTACTACCTTATCATGGACCATCTGCAACAGTACGGCCAACTAACCAAAGGGCATCTCTTTACCGCCTGCGAAACTGTCACCGAATTGGCATTACAGCACACCAACAACTCGGAATTGGTAACGCACTGCGTCGCCTTCATCGAGATGCTCGGCTATGATTCACAGTATTTGCGTAATTACCTCAAATTGTGTCGCTTGCTGGAGAATGAGGGGGACGAAACAAGCGTGGTGGCCAAAAATTACACACAGTTATTTGCGCGTGTGGAAAACcttttggtacaacagattacgaaAGAACCAGCCAAATTTCCACTGAAAGATTACCAGGCGCTAATGCGCTTAGTCGCCTGCAGCGGCCAACGCCAATGGCCCATGAAAGTAATGCAAAATTATGCGAAAGAAGACGATTGGTGGCGCCTGCTGGTGCTCATGCAATACTTTGACGTGCCGCTCTCACAACTACAAGTGCTAGTGGGACACTTCGAGACGCGCGCCATGGGCGAGCATATGCTGCGCGCCTTTTTATGCGAATTGCCAGCGCAGGTGAAGCGGCATGCCAGCTTCTCTCGTCAACATAAGAAACCCGCACGTAAAGCTGAAGCAAAT CCATTAACTACCTCCGCTGAGACGCTCACCTCGTCCATTAGTTCTGCTTGCAATGATCCCAATAGCGCGCTTTTTCGCACTGCACCCAGTCAGCAACGCTTGCATTTCTTGCCGGACGCTTGCGGGCGTCTAGATCTCTTTGCGATTGTGCTGCTCAGCACTACGCCCATAAATGAGGAGCAGGTGAGCAGTGCCGGTAAATTTCTCGAGCTCATGCAGGATCAGCATACACATGCGACTTCATGGAATTTACTGCGGAATTGTGTGAAGTACAGACTGCCAGTATTAGCGGTGCTAGCCGCCACAGTGCATCATGCCAATATCGAGTGGCAGTGGCTGGTTTGGCTGGCTGTAGCCACAAATCAATGGACTGAAGTGCTGAAATTGTCCACGTTGCATATACAGCAAGTTACCTGGTTGCTGGTGGAGTCCGCTGTGCGTCATGGAGATACGAGTCTGCTATTGCGTAGTTTTCGCATATTCTTCAAG GACAGCGCTTTTACACATTTGTGCCACTTTCTACAGCGCACTCAACACAAACGCCACTTCGACGATGAAGATGTACACACGCTACGTCTCTTTCTGCTTGCTTGGAGCAACAATGCAGTTGTAATGCCTTTCTGCGCCACACTCGAGCGCCACGAACTCATGCAGCACAGCATCCGTTTGCTACTCGTGCATTTGCAGCACAATTTCGAATCGACGCTGGAGCAACAGAAGCTCATTAGCTGTATGTGCCGTTCCGACATGAGCGACATTAGCGTCCAAATGGACTTTTGTCGTTTGCACGCCGTTTTCGAAGCGCTCCAAACGCGTCCTGGCTGGGCCGAATGCTACACGATCGATTTCGAGCAACTTGCCGTAGATAACAATCAGGTGTACGAACAACTTTTGGACGCTTTGCGTGCGAAAGGCGAATACGATGTCGCCGTGCGTTTGGCTACGCTGCTACAGCAACCCATCAGTGATATTGTCTACAGCAAATGGGTAACAAAGCTGGAGTCAGCTGAATCGGCTGACGGCGAGGAACCATATCCGGTTAAGACGTTTCAACTGTACGAAAATGAAATCGCGGAGCATTCACTGCCGCCGGAATTGCTGGTGAATTTTTATCTTTACGCCGCCGGTCGCCTTACCGAGCCATGCGCGCGCAAGTATCAACTACTGAAGCGTGCGCTAACTGTTATAAAGCAGCATCATCTCTTTCCGAATGAATCGTTCGATCGTGATCAAATCGAGTACGAAATGTTTATTTGCTATCTACAACTGGATGATGATGTCGCAGCTGCAATGGGTGTTTACCACTCGGAATACTACGAGCAGATCATGTTGAACGAACGTTGTGTACTCTATAAGTCTTTTCTCGAATTGAAGGAGCTCGCCGGTGTTGAAGATCTCAATGTCAGCATAAAACATCCGATGACCAAGCAAATGGAGGCGCGTCTGGAAGCTCAACTTAACTTATTGCTGGACAAAGGTGATATTGTGGAGGCATTGCGGCTGCAAGAACTCTTCGAATGCCGTCCAATCGATTTGCGTTTTGTGGTGTTTTGCATGGCATTGGCCGAGGGTGTGACCACCATTTTCAGCATGTCTTCGGAGGAGCGCCAAATGCTGCGTGACATCGAGATAAGTTCATTCGCCAAATTCAACAAACGCACGCTGGATAGTGGGCTGCTGACGCGCGAAG GTCGTAATTCGCCCTCGAAAGCCAGCAGCGATCTCTCAGATAGTTGTTCGACTCTCGAGTTTGAAGAGATACCTTCCAAGGAGAAGCGCGAAACGTTGGAGACCATACAAGGCATTGCTTCCAAGCTCACTTATGGCGTCAATATTGGACGTCGCATTGTTATGGTCTATCGCGCTGCCATGTATTTGGATAAAGAGTATTTGGATGTGTTGCGCACGAAGGATACAACGGTGTTGTTGCAAAGCGTTTCCGAAGAAGGTTGTCTGCATCGTCTGCTGGTTGTGAGTGATATTATAACATCAACGCATATGACACCGCAGGAG ATCGCTGAACTCCTGGCCACCGAACTTGCCACAGCCATCGTGCGTCCACGGTTCTACATTTTCACTGCCGATCAACAAGCCAAAAACACGATCAAAAATACGCCCGTCTGGGGCTACAATATCGATCGTGATTTGCATTTATTTCTGGAATTAGTACCCAACACCACCAAGCTGGGCAATTGTCTGCTTGAATACTGTGATGCCTTGAAAGCATATCGTAAATTCCAAGATAATAAACCATACGAACacaatacggtatttgagcgaCTCGCCGAAATCATACGACGTTACGGCCTGCCGACCAACAGCAATGGTATTTCGACCGTCATACCACCGATTACCACCGCCACAAATGCCGGGCCGATGCTACCGCCGGCGCAAGTGCTGTCACACAAGAAGCAGAACATCATCTATGTGGAGCTGTTGATCAAGGCACATCAATGCTACGTGCACGAGTGCTCCATGGAAGGCATAGCGAATGTGTTGAACCGCGCCAAAGCCTTAAACGCCGTGCTCACGCAAGCCAAGTCCTGGTCGTTAATTGTGCGCATGCTCAGCGGCATCGGACGCTACCGCGAAATGTTCTACTGTTTCGATTCGCTGCTCAAGAACGAACAGTTCGAATCGCTGCTGGGCCAGTTTGATGAGGAGAAGACAATCGGTCTGCGTCAGGCAATAATCACATATCTACGCGAATATTGTCCGAATAACGGTagagaatatttaaaattgacaGCGCTGCACTTTCTCATGTATCAGGAGCTGGCCGAAATGTGGGAGCAGGATGCGCAAGCCGTGCTGGCCAAGATCATCAATCAAGCGGCTGTCAACACCGCACAGCTGCCGGAGAAGATGTCCATGGCCAATTTGACAACGGCAAATCCGACAAAAACATTCATACCCAAACTGCGTGCCACGCCCGAGTTGCTTGTGCTGCTGCAGCAAGCTATGGAATATTACACACATGCAACGGAAAATTATTTGCTCGACAATAAATTGTTGTTGGCGCAACGCGTCGCCTCGTTGGCCGAAATGGTGGCTGTGCAAATTGATTTGGCCAGCAAAGCCTTGGAACGCAATGCCATGGAGACgcatctatgtgtgtgtgtggtgaacGTGCAGACGCGTGAGGAATTTCGTGAACTGATCAATGCGGAGCTGAG TGTGCCGCAGACGCTTATACTCAGTCGCGCTTGCGGCTTCGACATCAACTGGGCTGAAGTGCTGCTCTCGCAATATGTTATACTCGGGCATGCGCATTATCTGCAGGAATACTTGCAACATTTACAGATCAATGACAATATCATTGAGAATACAGTTAAAGG CTTTCAACTGTACGCGCAGCATCATCGCATCGGCGCGCGCATGGATGAGCATTTGGCGCAATTGGTGGCTTTGGTCAAGTCGGTGGCGCTCAAGTACAAGTTAGCCTCGGTGCTGAGCCTTAAAACGATTGTGATGTCGCTGATAAGCGAGCAGACCGCACACTATTTGCGCGACACGAATTTCGGACGAAATGAGAATCGCAACTTGAACGATATGTGA